The following proteins are co-located in the Billgrantia tianxiuensis genome:
- a CDS encoding LysR family transcriptional regulator, with protein sequence MHDLPTLRAFVTVAHEGSVSRAAERLHLTQPAVSLKLKHLQEALGLTLFRRRPQGLALTADGHALLPAAERALAAMAAFEQSALALHSTLHGRLRIGTIVDPEFIRLGAFLHRLVERAPQLETELQHGMSGSVLEWIRRDELDVGFFLAPPGEGPGPEAPEIAHRELTHFHYHVVAPPGWGSRVAGADWASLAALPWIVTPALSAHHRLLHGVLDPLGVTPKGVAQVDQEACMLDLVRAGVGLSLARDALAMAERQERGLVVVDEVRLPCALCFVWRRERSEEPAIAAALEVLENVWGSQH encoded by the coding sequence ATGCACGATCTCCCCACTCTGCGCGCCTTCGTTACCGTGGCCCACGAAGGCAGCGTCTCCCGCGCCGCCGAACGCCTGCATCTGACCCAGCCGGCGGTGAGCCTCAAACTCAAGCACCTGCAGGAGGCGCTGGGGCTGACACTGTTTCGCCGCCGCCCACAGGGCCTGGCGCTGACCGCCGACGGCCATGCCCTGCTGCCCGCCGCCGAGCGGGCGCTGGCCGCCATGGCCGCCTTCGAGCAGAGCGCCCTCGCCCTGCACAGCACCCTTCACGGCAGGCTGCGTATCGGTACCATCGTCGATCCTGAGTTCATTCGTCTGGGCGCCTTTCTGCACCGTCTGGTGGAACGCGCCCCGCAGCTCGAGACCGAGCTGCAGCACGGCATGAGCGGCAGCGTGCTGGAGTGGATTCGCCGCGACGAACTCGATGTGGGCTTCTTCCTCGCGCCGCCCGGTGAAGGTCCCGGGCCGGAAGCGCCGGAGATCGCTCACCGCGAACTGACCCATTTTCACTACCACGTGGTGGCGCCACCCGGCTGGGGAAGCCGTGTGGCCGGTGCCGACTGGGCGAGCCTGGCCGCCCTGCCGTGGATCGTCACGCCGGCGCTGTCGGCCCATCACCGGTTGCTGCACGGTGTGCTCGACCCGCTCGGCGTCACCCCCAAGGGCGTGGCCCAGGTGGATCAGGAAGCCTGTATGCTCGACCTGGTACGCGCCGGCGTGGGGCTCAGCCTGGCTCGCGATGCGCTGGCCATGGCCGAGCGCCAGGAGCGCGGACTGGTAGTGGTCGATGAGGTTCGCCTACCCTGTGCGCTGTGCTTCGTGTGGCGGCGCGAGCGCAGCGAGGAGCCGGCCATCGCCGCGGCGCTGGAAGTGCTGGAGAATGTGTGGGGGAGCCAGCACTGA
- a CDS encoding GMC family oxidoreductase — protein sequence MAEQEFDYIVVGAGTAGCLLANRLSADPANRVLLIEAGGRDNYHWVHIPVGYLYCINNPRTDWCFKTEPDKGLNGRSLIYPRGKTLGGCSSINGMLYLRGQARDYDGWAELVGDDDWRWENCLPDFMKHEDHYRLDEGGDGDAAHRDYHGHGGEWRIEKQRLKWEVLDDFAEAAVQAGIPRTRDFNRGDNEGVDYFEVNQRSGWRWNAAKAFLRPVCEKRSNFTLWHSTQVHRLLFEEGSGGKPRASGVELERNGSVSRVKAKREVILAAGAIGSPQLLQLSGIGPAALLAEHGIPLVHELPGVGENLQDHLQIRSVYKVTGAKTLNTLAASWLGKAAIGIEYLLRRTGPMSMAPSQLCIFTRSSDEYVHPNIEYHVQPLSLEAFGQPLHDYPAITASVCNLNPTSRGSVRIKSRDPRQAPAIAPNYLSTEEDRRVAADSLRVTRRIAEQPAFAKYHPEEVKPGVQYQSDEDLARLAGDIGTTIFHPVGTAKMGRDDDPTAVVDSHLRVRGVEGVRVVDASIMPTITSGNTNSPTLMIAEKAAGWILEGR from the coding sequence ATGGCAGAGCAGGAATTCGACTACATCGTGGTGGGCGCCGGCACCGCCGGCTGCCTGCTGGCCAACCGCCTCAGCGCCGACCCGGCCAACCGGGTGCTGCTGATCGAGGCGGGCGGCCGCGACAACTACCACTGGGTGCACATCCCGGTGGGCTACCTCTACTGCATCAACAACCCGCGTACCGACTGGTGCTTCAAGACCGAGCCGGACAAGGGCCTCAACGGCCGCTCGCTGATCTACCCGCGCGGCAAGACCCTGGGCGGCTGCTCCAGCATCAACGGCATGCTCTACCTGCGCGGCCAGGCCCGCGACTACGACGGCTGGGCCGAGCTGGTGGGCGACGATGACTGGCGCTGGGAGAACTGCCTGCCGGACTTCATGAAGCACGAAGACCACTACCGCCTGGACGAGGGCGGCGACGGCGATGCCGCCCACCGCGACTATCACGGCCACGGCGGTGAATGGCGAATCGAGAAGCAGCGCCTCAAGTGGGAAGTGCTCGATGACTTTGCAGAAGCAGCGGTGCAGGCAGGCATACCGCGTACACGAGACTTCAACCGCGGCGACAACGAGGGCGTCGACTACTTCGAGGTCAACCAGCGCTCGGGCTGGCGCTGGAACGCGGCCAAGGCCTTCCTGCGCCCGGTGTGCGAGAAACGCAGCAACTTCACCCTGTGGCACTCCACCCAGGTTCATCGCCTGCTGTTCGAGGAGGGCTCCGGCGGCAAGCCTCGTGCCAGCGGGGTCGAGCTTGAGCGCAACGGCAGTGTCAGTCGGGTAAAAGCGAAGCGCGAGGTGATCCTGGCCGCCGGCGCCATCGGTTCGCCGCAACTGCTGCAGCTCTCCGGCATCGGTCCGGCCGCGCTCCTGGCCGAGCATGGCATCCCGCTGGTGCACGAGCTGCCCGGCGTCGGCGAGAATTTGCAGGACCACCTGCAGATTCGCTCGGTCTACAAGGTCACCGGCGCCAAGACCCTCAACACCCTGGCCGCCTCATGGCTGGGCAAGGCGGCCATCGGTATCGAATACCTGCTGCGCCGCACCGGACCCATGAGCATGGCACCCTCGCAGCTGTGCATCTTCACCCGCAGCAGCGACGAGTACGTACACCCCAACATCGAGTACCACGTCCAGCCGTTGAGCCTGGAGGCGTTCGGCCAGCCGCTGCACGACTACCCGGCGATCACCGCCAGCGTGTGCAATCTCAACCCCACCAGCCGCGGCAGCGTCCGAATCAAGAGTCGTGACCCGCGCCAGGCCCCAGCCATCGCGCCCAACTACCTCAGCACAGAGGAGGATCGTCGGGTGGCGGCGGACTCGCTGCGGGTCACCCGGCGCATTGCCGAACAGCCGGCCTTCGCCAAGTACCACCCCGAGGAGGTCAAGCCCGGTGTGCAGTACCAGAGCGACGAGGATCTCGCGCGCTTGGCGGGCGACATCGGCACTACCATCTTCCACCCGGTCGGAACGGCCAAGATGGGCCGCGACGACGATCCCACGGCGGTGGTGGATTCGCACCTGCGGGTACGCGGCGTCGAGGGGGTGCGGGTGGTGGACGCCAGCATCATGCCGACCATCACCAGCGGCAACACCAACTCGCCGACGCTGATGATTGCCGAGAAAGCGGCGGGCTGGATCCTCGAGGGGAGGTAA
- a CDS encoding CoA-acylating methylmalonate-semialdehyde dehydrogenase encodes MTQNMIAHYINGQMTTGESSRQQEVFNPATGQVSGQVALASRADVATAVAAAKAAFPAWADTPPIRRARVLFKFLELLNAHKDELARAITLEHGKVFTDAQGEVARGIDIVEFACGIPQLLKGDYTEQVSGGIDNWTVRQPLGVVAGITPFNFPAMVPMWMFPVAIAAGNTFILKPSPTDPSASLLIADLLKQAGLPAGVFNVVQGDKESVEALIEHPDVQALSFVGSTPIANRIYENGARHGKRVQALGGAKNHMVVMPDADLDKAVDALIGAAYGSAGERCMAISVAVLVGDVADKIVPRLAERARALKVKNGLELDAEMGPIVTAQAHQRITGYIEKGVAEGAELVVDGREFDATTTGDGCSEGFWMGGSLFDHVTPEMTIYKEEIFGPVLACVRVPDIATAIQLINDHEFGNGVSCFTESGSVAREFGRRIQVGMVGINVPIPVPMAWHGFGGWKRSLFGDTHAYGEEGVRFYTKQKSIMQRWSDSINAGAEFAMPTHK; translated from the coding sequence ATGACGCAGAACATGATCGCGCATTATATCAATGGGCAAATGACGACCGGCGAGTCGAGCCGCCAGCAGGAGGTCTTCAACCCGGCCACCGGCCAGGTCTCTGGGCAGGTGGCGCTGGCCTCGCGCGCCGATGTCGCGACCGCCGTGGCCGCCGCCAAGGCCGCTTTTCCGGCCTGGGCCGACACGCCGCCGATCCGCCGCGCGCGAGTGCTGTTCAAGTTCCTCGAACTGCTCAATGCGCACAAGGATGAACTGGCCCGTGCCATCACCCTCGAGCACGGCAAGGTCTTCACCGATGCCCAGGGCGAGGTGGCTCGCGGCATCGACATCGTCGAGTTCGCCTGCGGCATTCCGCAACTGCTCAAGGGCGATTACACCGAGCAGGTGAGCGGCGGCATCGACAACTGGACCGTGCGCCAGCCGCTCGGCGTAGTGGCCGGCATCACCCCGTTCAACTTCCCGGCCATGGTGCCGATGTGGATGTTCCCCGTGGCCATCGCTGCCGGCAACACCTTTATCCTCAAGCCCAGCCCCACCGATCCCAGCGCCTCGCTGCTGATCGCCGACCTGCTCAAGCAGGCCGGCCTGCCGGCCGGCGTGTTCAACGTGGTGCAGGGCGACAAGGAGTCCGTCGAAGCGCTGATCGAGCATCCCGATGTGCAGGCGCTCTCCTTCGTCGGCTCCACGCCCATCGCCAACCGCATCTACGAGAACGGCGCACGCCACGGCAAGCGTGTGCAGGCCCTGGGCGGGGCCAAGAATCATATGGTCGTCATGCCCGACGCCGACCTGGACAAGGCCGTTGATGCCCTGATCGGCGCCGCCTACGGCAGTGCCGGCGAGCGCTGCATGGCGATCAGTGTCGCGGTGCTGGTGGGCGACGTGGCCGACAAGATCGTCCCACGCCTGGCCGAGCGGGCCAGGGCGCTGAAGGTCAAGAACGGCCTCGAACTCGATGCCGAGATGGGGCCCATCGTCACCGCCCAGGCCCACCAGCGCATCACCGGCTACATCGAGAAGGGCGTGGCCGAGGGCGCCGAGCTGGTGGTCGACGGCCGCGAGTTCGACGCCACCACGACAGGCGATGGCTGCAGCGAAGGCTTCTGGATGGGCGGTTCGCTGTTCGACCACGTCACTCCGGAGATGACTATCTATAAGGAAGAGATCTTCGGCCCGGTGCTGGCCTGCGTGCGGGTGCCCGACATCGCCACCGCCATCCAACTGATCAACGACCACGAGTTCGGCAACGGTGTGAGCTGCTTCACCGAAAGCGGCAGCGTGGCGCGCGAGTTCGGCCGCCGTATCCAGGTCGGCATGGTCGGCATCAACGTGCCGATCCCGGTACCCATGGCGTGGCACGGCTTCGGCGGCTGGAAGCGCTCGCTGTTCGGCGACACTCATGCCTATGGCGAAGAGGGCGTGCGCTTCTACACCAAGCAGAAGTCGATCATGCAGCGCTGGTCGGACTCGATCAATGCGGGTGCCGAGTTCGCCATGCCAACCCATAAGTGA
- a CDS encoding cytochrome b: protein MNWLDTENRYGLVSRMLHWAMALLVLLMLGSELWMEALEGLGKANLMGLHKSIGVLLLALLGLRLAWRWHNRGRLTPPAHWRLADRLGHLALYGLLLAIPLSGLLTAWGGGHGVTFFGLPLIPAGTEIEWIEEVFEETHEVLANLMWLLIGGHVLAALLHQWWLGERSLQRMA from the coding sequence ATGAACTGGCTCGACACAGAAAACCGCTATGGCCTCGTCTCCCGCATGCTGCATTGGGCCATGGCGCTGCTGGTACTGCTCATGCTGGGCAGCGAACTGTGGATGGAAGCCCTGGAAGGCCTGGGCAAGGCTAACCTGATGGGTCTGCACAAGAGCATAGGCGTGTTGCTGCTTGCGCTGCTCGGCTTGCGTCTTGCCTGGCGCTGGCACAACCGTGGTCGCCTCACCCCGCCCGCCCACTGGCGCCTCGCCGACCGGCTCGGCCACCTGGCTCTCTATGGGCTGTTGCTGGCGATCCCGCTGAGTGGGCTCCTGACAGCTTGGGGCGGCGGCCATGGTGTGACCTTCTTCGGCTTGCCGCTGATTCCGGCAGGCACCGAGATCGAGTGGATCGAGGAGGTGTTCGAGGAAACCCACGAGGTACTTGCCAACCTGATGTGGCTACTGATCGGTGGGCATGTGCTCGCCGCCCTGCTCCACCAATGGTGGCTTGGCGAGCGCAGCCTGCAGCGCATGGCGTGA
- a CDS encoding cold-shock protein — translation MATGTVKWFNDTKGFGFISPDDNGDDLFAHFSEIQADGFKTLQDGQKVSFDVTQGKKGLQASNIKVIG, via the coding sequence ATGGCTACCGGTACTGTCAAGTGGTTCAACGACACCAAGGGCTTCGGCTTCATTTCTCCGGACGACAACGGTGACGACCTGTTCGCTCACTTCTCCGAGATCCAGGCTGACGGCTTCAAGACTCTGCAGGACGGTCAGAAGGTCTCCTTCGACGTCACTCAGGGCAAGAAAGGCCTCCAGGCTTCCAACATCAAGGTCATCGGCTAA